A section of the Meles meles chromosome 8, mMelMel3.1 paternal haplotype, whole genome shotgun sequence genome encodes:
- the MMP12 gene encoding macrophage metalloelastase isoform X2, which produces MKSLLLVLTVLVTASGTVPLTKSAGSKEDGGLLAQVSASGTAPPANASSSKDNVFAQWYLEKFYGLMMNRLPTTKMKVSRDFMEDKIQEMQQFLGLKVTGKLDPSTLDMMHTPRCGVPDIHHFRTMPGRPVWRKRLITYRINNYTPDMRPADVDIAIQKAFQVWSGVTPLTFRKVNSGEADIMIRFASGAHGDYSPFDGRGGVIAHAFGPGLGIGGDAHFDEAEMWTKSYKGTNLFLVAVHELGHSLGLSHSNDRNAIMFPTYSYVDPHTFRLAADDVRGIQSLYGRPEKRQPSSDPDGRQTPTCNPSLSFDAVTTMGNKIFFFKDRFFWWRYPESPMSNVSLISSLWPTLPSGIQAAYEVGPRNQVFLFKDDKYWLISNLRAQPRYPRNIHSLGFPDFVKKIDAAVFNPLLYKTYFFVGDQYWRYNEKRRLMDPGYPKLITDYFPGLRPTIDAVYYYNRHYYFFQGSNIFEYDVVSQRVTRVQNQNTKSDC; this is translated from the exons ATGAAGTCTCTTCTGCTGGTGTTGACCGTGCTGGTCACTGCTTCGGGGACGGTTCCTCTGACCAAGTCTGCAGGCTCTAAAGAAGATGGTGGGCTGTTGGCTCAA GTCTCTGCTTCCGGAACCGCTCCACCGGCTAACGCTTCCAGCTCTAAAGACAACGTGTTTGCTCAG TGGTACCTGGAAAAGTTTTATGGTCTCATGATGAACAGACTTCCAACGACAAAAATGAAAGTCAGCAGGGACTTCATGGAGGATAAAATTCAGGAAATGCAACAGTTCCTGGGGCTGAAAGTGACCGGGAAACTAGACCCATCTACCCTAGACATGATGCACACGCCCCGATGTGGGGTGCCCGACATCCATCATTTCAGGACGATGCCAGGGAGACCGGTGTGGAGGAAACGTTTAATTACCTACAG GATCAATAATTACACTCCTGACATGCGGCCTGCAGATGTCGACATTGCCATCCAGAAGGCTTTTCAAGTATGGAGTGGCGTGACCCCCCTGACATTCAGAAAGGTTAATTCAGGAGAGGCAGACATTATGATACGTTTTGCATCTGGAG CTCATGGAGACTACAGCCCTTTTGATGGCAGAGGTGGGGTCATAGCCCATGCTTTCGGACCTGGACTGGGGATTGGGGGAGACGCACATTTTGATGAGGCTGAAATGTGGACTAAAAGCTACAAAG GCACAAACTTGTTCCTCGTTGCTGTTCATGAGCTTGGCCATTCCTTGGGTCTTAGCCACTCCAACGATCGAAACGCCATCATGTTCCCGACTTACAGTTACGTTGACCCCCACACCTTTCGCCTGGCCGCTGACGACGTACGTGGCATTCAGTCTCTCTACG gacGTCCAGAAAAGCGCCAACCCTCATCAGATCCTGACGGTAGACAAACACCAACCTGCAACCCTAGCTTGAGTTTTGATGCTGTCACTACAATGGGAAATAAAATCTTCTTCTTTAAAGACAG ATTCTTCTGGTGGAGGTACCCTGAGAGTCCAATGAGCAACGTTAGTTTAATTTCTTCTCTGTGGCCGACCTTACCATCTGGCATTCAAGCTGCTTATGAAGTTGGACCCAGaaatcaagtttttctttttaaag atgataagTACTGGTTAATTAGCAATTTGAGAGCACAGCCGCGCTATCCCAGGAACATACATTCTTTGGGCTTTCCAGACTTCGTGAAAAAAATTGATGCAGCTGTTTTTAACCCACTTCTCTATAAGACCTACTTCTTTGTAGGTGACCAATATTGGAG GTACAATGAGAAGAGACGACTCATGGACCCTGGTTATCCCAAATTGATCACCGACTACTTTCCAGGACTTAGACCCACCATTGATGCTGTCTACTATTATAACA gacACTACTATTTCTTCCAAGGATCAAACATATTTGAATATGATGTCGTATCCCAACGTGTCACCAGAGTGCAGAACCAAAATACCAAGTCAGATTGTTAG